In one window of Kitasatospora sp. MMS16-BH015 DNA:
- a CDS encoding ABC transporter permease: MTTLLAPTAAEPRRRNPYLAGLRTGRGLTGLGLVGLVALAGLLAPLLTATDPTAQGPLALAGPSAAHPFGTDDLGRDLFSRVLHGIGTDLLISLTAVPIGALLGCSLALLAATSRWADLAVQRVFDLLLAFPGLILALAVTAVLGPGRWTVVIVIALAEIPGFGRQLRTGLLAQRERDYALAARVGGASRLRVLLRHVLPNAVDPLIVQSAIALSLAVFIEGAMSFLGVGIRPPDPSLGSILSQSMAYLATHPTFPAAPLIAVTALVLGFTLIAEALNRGIRQ, encoded by the coding sequence ATGACCACCCTGCTCGCCCCCACGGCAGCCGAACCCCGGCGCCGCAACCCGTACCTGGCCGGCCTGCGGACCGGCCGCGGCCTCACCGGCCTCGGCCTGGTCGGCCTGGTGGCCCTGGCCGGGCTGCTCGCCCCGCTGCTCACCGCCACCGACCCGACCGCCCAGGGCCCGCTGGCCCTGGCCGGGCCCAGCGCGGCCCACCCGTTCGGCACCGACGACCTCGGGCGCGACCTGTTCAGCCGGGTGCTGCACGGCATCGGTACCGATCTGCTGATCAGCCTCACCGCCGTGCCGATCGGCGCCCTGCTCGGCTGCTCGCTGGCCCTGCTCGCCGCCACCTCCCGCTGGGCCGACCTGGCCGTGCAGCGCGTCTTCGACCTGCTGCTCGCCTTCCCCGGCCTGATCCTGGCCCTCGCCGTCACCGCCGTGCTCGGCCCCGGCCGCTGGACCGTGGTGATCGTCATCGCGCTGGCCGAGATCCCCGGATTCGGACGGCAGCTGCGCACCGGCCTGCTGGCCCAGCGCGAGCGCGACTACGCGCTGGCCGCCCGGGTCGGCGGCGCCTCCCGGCTGCGGGTGCTGCTGCGGCACGTGCTGCCCAACGCGGTCGACCCGCTGATCGTGCAGAGCGCCATCGCCCTCTCGCTGGCCGTCTTCATCGAGGGCGCGATGAGCTTCCTGGGCGTCGGCATCCGCCCGCCGGACCCCTCCCTCGGCAGCATCCTCAGCCAGTCGATGGCCTACCTCGCCACCCACCCCACCTTCCCGGCCGCCCCGCTGATCGCGGTGACGGCGCTGGTGCTCGGCTTCACGCTGATCGCCGAGGCCCTGAACAGGGGGATCCGCCAGTGA
- a CDS encoding ABC transporter substrate-binding protein produces the protein MAASTPSSSPRLSRRALLRGGVAGAGLMTLAACRSATDLNTKAAADTIGTPRRGGTLTVAAGVDFTPSLLFAQSANTLVQRLVFNTLTRYDDQLKPQPELASSWQLAPDGKAVTFKLREDVKYHTGRPFTADDVIFAVKNLQNPARSAQLRSTAAAITGFKKNGDHELTLELAHPVSNLFDLFEFMIIADPATVEDAVAGKQLIGTGPFRFTKRSPGASLSFSRNEQYWNPGRPYLDGVEVRIIPQADSLLSSLRTGQSHLSYDVQGKDVATLKDNAQFRITPYDTGAGGYYIGVNVTAAQVGDKRVRQAIAWAVDRERLVQQALGGYGLASSAPWPKSSPAYSEAGATHYSHNPDKARELLKQAGVTSLSLPFAHSATPGATAVAQILQYDLRQVGIETVLQPTDSPTMQKQLISQTMPALWTLSHGFAQLHPATLAVSAYPFNEAKNSSHFSSPAYTQIVQQAWQRADSDSAEAKALYQRITDTLLDEEFVIDLAIAGEVEVATAKVRGATLNKFNYLNLDDAYLAG, from the coding sequence ATGGCTGCGTCCACCCCGTCCTCGTCCCCCCGCCTCTCCCGGCGCGCCCTGCTGCGCGGCGGAGTCGCCGGAGCCGGTCTGATGACGCTGGCGGCCTGCCGGTCGGCCACCGACCTGAACACGAAAGCGGCGGCCGACACGATCGGGACGCCGCGCCGGGGCGGCACGCTGACGGTGGCGGCCGGGGTGGACTTCACGCCGAGCCTGCTCTTCGCACAGAGCGCCAACACCCTCGTGCAGCGGCTGGTGTTCAACACCCTGACCCGGTACGACGACCAGCTCAAGCCGCAGCCCGAGCTGGCCAGCTCCTGGCAGCTCGCGCCGGACGGCAAGGCGGTGACCTTCAAGCTCCGCGAGGACGTGAAGTACCACACCGGCCGCCCGTTCACCGCCGACGACGTGATCTTCGCGGTGAAGAACCTCCAGAACCCGGCCCGCTCGGCCCAGTTGCGCTCCACCGCCGCCGCGATCACCGGGTTCAAGAAGAACGGCGACCACGAGCTGACCCTCGAACTCGCCCACCCGGTCAGCAACTTGTTCGACCTCTTCGAGTTCATGATCATCGCCGACCCGGCCACCGTCGAGGACGCCGTGGCGGGCAAGCAGCTGATCGGCACCGGGCCGTTCCGCTTCACCAAGCGCAGCCCCGGCGCCTCGCTGAGCTTCAGCCGGAACGAGCAGTACTGGAACCCGGGCCGCCCCTACCTGGACGGGGTCGAGGTGCGGATCATCCCGCAGGCCGACTCGCTGCTCTCCTCGCTGCGCACCGGGCAGAGCCACCTCTCCTACGACGTCCAGGGCAAGGACGTGGCCACCCTCAAGGACAACGCGCAGTTCCGGATCACCCCGTACGACACCGGCGCCGGCGGGTACTACATCGGCGTCAACGTGACCGCCGCCCAGGTCGGCGACAAGCGCGTGCGGCAGGCCATCGCCTGGGCCGTGGACCGGGAGCGGCTGGTGCAGCAGGCGCTCGGCGGGTACGGGCTGGCCTCCTCCGCCCCCTGGCCCAAGTCCTCGCCCGCCTACAGCGAGGCCGGCGCCACCCACTACTCCCACAACCCGGACAAGGCCCGGGAGTTGCTCAAGCAGGCCGGGGTCACCTCGCTCAGCCTGCCGTTCGCCCACTCGGCCACACCGGGGGCCACCGCCGTGGCGCAGATCCTCCAGTACGACCTGCGGCAGGTCGGCATCGAGACCGTGCTCCAGCCCACCGACTCGCCGACCATGCAGAAGCAGCTCATCTCGCAGACCATGCCGGCGCTCTGGACCCTCAGCCACGGCTTCGCCCAACTCCACCCGGCCACGCTGGCGGTGAGCGCCTACCCGTTCAACGAGGCGAAGAACAGCTCGCACTTCTCCTCCCCCGCCTACACCCAGATCGTCCAGCAGGCCTGGCAGCGGGCCGACAGCGACAGCGCCGAGGCCAAGGCGCTCTACCAGCGGATCACCGACACCCTGCTGGACGAGGAGTTCGTGATCGACCTGGCGATCGCCGGGGAGGTCGAGGTGGCCACCGCCAAGGTGCGCGGCGCGACGCTCAACAAGTTCAACTACCTGAACCTCGACGACGCCTACCTGGCGGGCTGA
- a CDS encoding ABC transporter permease yields the protein MRAFLRRRLPSGLLVLVLASFLVFLILRLIPGDPASSLAGPDAGPAAVEAVRARLGLDQPLPAQYLHWLGGLLTGDLGPSYAIGGQVADLIGEGLGNTVELTIGALVLVVGIGLPLGVAGAVTKRRPVAALVRAVTTAVLAVPPFVTGILLVLVFAVTLGLLPAGGHESILDEPDIGLQYLLLPAVCLALPSAAILARYLKDSLEQALGEDYVRTATALGISRRRIVWRHALPNALPAALTVLGLQIGQLLGGAVLVEAIFAWPGLGQLAEQGVTRRDYPVVQDLLLLLVAAYVAVQLLTDLVHTWLDPRVRWE from the coding sequence GTGCGCGCCTTCCTGCGCCGACGGCTGCCCTCGGGGCTGCTCGTCCTGGTGCTCGCCTCCTTCCTGGTCTTCCTCATCCTCCGGCTGATCCCCGGCGACCCCGCCAGCAGCCTGGCCGGCCCCGACGCCGGACCGGCCGCCGTCGAGGCCGTCCGGGCCCGGCTCGGGCTGGACCAGCCGCTGCCCGCGCAGTACCTGCACTGGCTCGGCGGGCTGCTCACCGGCGACCTCGGGCCCAGCTACGCGATCGGCGGCCAGGTGGCCGACCTGATCGGCGAGGGCCTCGGCAACACCGTCGAACTCACCATCGGTGCGCTGGTGCTGGTGGTCGGCATCGGCCTCCCGCTCGGGGTGGCCGGGGCCGTCACCAAGCGCCGGCCGGTGGCCGCGCTGGTCCGGGCCGTCACCACCGCGGTGCTGGCGGTGCCGCCCTTCGTCACCGGCATCCTGCTGGTGCTGGTCTTCGCCGTCACGCTCGGGCTGCTGCCAGCCGGCGGGCACGAGTCGATCCTCGACGAGCCGGACATCGGCCTGCAGTACCTGCTGCTGCCCGCCGTCTGCCTCGCCCTGCCGAGCGCCGCGATCCTGGCCCGCTACCTCAAGGACAGCCTGGAGCAGGCCCTGGGCGAGGACTACGTGCGCACCGCCACCGCCCTCGGCATCTCCCGCCGCCGGATCGTCTGGCGGCACGCCCTGCCGAACGCACTGCCCGCCGCGCTCACCGTGCTCGGCCTCCAGATCGGCCAACTCCTCGGCGGGGCCGTACTGGTGGAGGCCATCTTCGCCTGGCCCGGACTCGGCCAACTGGCCGAGCAGGGCGTGACCCGCCGGGACTACCCGGTGGTGCAGGACCTGCTCCTGCTGCTCGTCGCCGCGTACGTCGCCGTCCAGCTGCTCACCGACCTGGTGCACACCTGGCTGGACCCCCGAGTCAGGTGGGAGTGA